In Limanda limanda chromosome 3, fLimLim1.1, whole genome shotgun sequence, the sequence TGGGTGTGATATTATTGTAAATACTTTCACTAACAGTTCATGGACATGTCTTTAGCTATCCCACTTTGCTCTGAGGCTAACGTGAACGTATTTCCCGCTAGAATTGTCACATTTACGATTTACAGAGGGTAATTAAACGCAGCGTTAGAGCCATTGTGATAAACTTGCGTTGCCTAGCAACCACGCCAGGTGCCATTCTCGAAGTATCTCGTAGCTACGTTAGATTGACTAAGATCACTAATGTTGTGTGTATGCATTGTAAgtatgtagtgtgtgtgtgtgtatatatactgtgtgcATGTATTGTTAGTCTGTATTGTGCGAATGTTTTGTAAGTATGTATTATGTGTATATATTGAGTTTGTACTGTGAGTAtgtatgatgtgtgtgtattgtgattATGTATTGTGTGTATGGACTGTTTTTACATATTGTGTGTATctattgtgtgtatgttttgtgaGCATAATATATTGAGTATGTATTGAGTATCtgttgtgtgtatgtactgtgtgtatatattgagtatataatgtgtgtaagtacagtgtttatattttgtgtgtatgtattgtgagtatgttttgtgtgtatgttttgtgtgtattttttgtgaGTAAAATTGAGTAtgtattgtgtgtatgtaccgtgtttatatattgtgtgtatgtgtttgtcacAGTTGTTCACAGTTTTAAGACACACTCGATCACGTTGGCGCAATAATAGAATTTCCGCTttgtgatttcaaaataaaagccatgTCCAGCGCTTCGATCGCACAACGTTTAACACATCCTCACGGCTCTTCCGGTTCAGCACCGGCGATTTAATTGACTTGACGCAgctgtctctttttttctttttacgtGTACGTGTACGCGCGCGCACGCtctcatttaaacacacacacacacacacacacacacacacacacacacacacacacacacacacacacacacacacacacacacactctctctcctttctcttttgAAAAGCCCCTTGTGAGCAGATTGACAGGCTAGAATGAGAATGAGGCGGACGCTCGCTCCCGGCTCCAGTGCGTCCTCGTCCCTGTGAGCAGACGTGTCCACTCGGATCACATCTCACCATGGGACCTGCTCGGGCTGCGAGGGACTTCTGTTTGCTTCTGCTCCTGTTAAACAGTCGCCAAAGCGCTGCGCTAACAGAGACTCGAGGTGGGACTgtagcgagtgtgtgtgtgcgtgtgtgtgtgagtgcatgtgtgttgtgttttgcaaGTCGTGCTACTTTACGCACGCTTTGAGGAGCGCGctcttgttgtgtttctccACTTTTTGTTTCTCGGCGTGTTGCTGAGTAAAGTGTCGCTGTGGGAATTGACGTCCTCCTTACACAAATACGCTTTTTAAGacaggttttgttttctgtgtaacTTATTAACTTCCAGGTTAGTTCACCCAGGACGTTTTAAATCCCCTGCTGTAGACTCCCTACTTCTACTATTAGTAATAGTAGGGagttttattgttgtattgtttttcagttaaatcagattttcttctgctgtcacAAACATGCGAAACTTTAAAGTGCCCACATGACAAAGTCCCACTAGCTGAATGATtgcactgtttgaatgtgtttgtggagATAATTGAGACCTGTGTGGACTTCAGCAGATCCATGCGCAGAGGGAAGTGATGGCTGTCACATCGATGCGATTTGTCAGAGCACTCCAGGCTCGTACAAGTGCACATGCAGAGCAGGATTCAGAGGAGATGGGAAACACTGCGAAGGTAACGTGTCCCCTGTTTGATAAACATGCTTATCTGGTCTCCACATCCATCAGATCTGGATGTTTAGGCTCTGGAACCTGTAatattaacatgtttttaattttcacaTCACCATGTTTATTCTACTGTGGCATCGTTCCATTTTGTGATATCTGTGTTGTTTATTCTAGTTACTCTCACATCCACACATCCTCTGATTGGTAATTGTTCTGATGGTCCAAAGACGAACCTTTTGGACTTTTGATCaacattcatgtgtgtgttgtgactttGCAGACACCGATGAGTGCGACCTGGAGTACAATGGTGGCTGTGTACACGAGTGCAACAACATCCCAGGAAATTATCGTTGCACTTGCCACGACGGATTCAATTTGGCACATGACGGACACAACTGCCTAGGTAAGAGCGGCCAAAGACCACTGAGTAAATAAGCCCTGCGATGGCCTGAGGAGTTCATGTCTGTGTAGGCTGCTGGTCGAGAAGTTTCTCACAAACACCTGGATTCCTTCTTCCACAGCTTTAAACAGTTTGGGTTTTGCTCGTCCAGCAATTTGAAATACTCACAAATATTTATGCTCCAAAATCTTTATGTTGGGGGGAAAAAGCCTTGATTTCATTTGCAGTGTTTGTGAACATGATTTGTACAAACACGGTTGAATCAATGCGATCAATCCTCTGTGCTGTAGATGTGGACGAGTGCAAGTTCAACAACGGTGGCTGCCAGCACACTTGTGTCAACACCATGGGCAGCTACGAGTGTCGCTGCAAGGACGGCTTCTTCCTCAGCGACAACCAGCACACATGCATCCACCGCTCTGTGGGTGAGTGAACTAACATGCACTCTTGTTATGTGAACATCTGTGAGCCGGACAAATACAACTTCAAGATATTCTCTGGCACTCACCAAAAAAAATTCATGAAATCAGTGTCTAACTCATTTCTAAAAGAGGGTTTAAGGATTGTTTGTGGATGCTTGTATGTGCTAATTGTCTTCAGCAATGGGGGGGAAAGGGGGACGGAGGACTATCCAGCAATTTCTCTAATGCTCACATACAAATCTTCAGTCTGACAGCACAATGAGGGGTGACAGGTTCAAGCTGGCTCCCGTCACTGAGCTTTTATCCGCAGCAGCAACATGCTGTGGGAAAAAGGATCTCCGAGTCCCCGGAGAACAAAATAAGTTAATAACTGCAGCACTCGGGTCTATGTGGTCTGTGTCGCAGATTTGTCTGCAGGGCCTTTGTTTTGTCTCCTCGATTGAAGTCAACTTAAATGCAGGCACTTTCCACTCCATCGAGTCTTGACAGCCCTTTTAAACCCTGTGGACCTATCCACTCAGCTGTGACTCATCTGGATAAATGGCGTTTTCATAATCTCACTTCTCTGCTCAGAGCGTGGTTGAGTACGATGCAGACTCCAGACCAGTTTGCAGAGCTTTGATTGCAGGGAATccattttcaaacaactttttctCGGCTTGCAGAATTAAAATGTTCTCTCTAGATgtgatgaaatgatgaataaCCCCGGGTTGGTGTTTTTGAATTGTGTAAAGCCTGAGAACAATCAGTGTCTTTGAGGACGGCGCACTAATCTCTCACTATGTGTGCCTTTGTGTGGAGCCGGTCAGTCACTGTAGGAGAGTTTCATTGTGTACCCTCTCCCTCGTTCTCTTCACAGAGGGCCTCAACTGTATGAACAAGGAGCACGGCTGTGCCCACATCTGCAAAGAGACGCCCAAAGGAGGCGTGGCCTGTGAGTGCCGTCCAGGGTTCGAGCTGGCCAGGAACCAGAAAGGCTGCATCTGTACGTGCTCGGTGGCATGAGGCTAACTTCACactacacacccacacacacacacacacacacacacacacatgcacagtgggCTTCAAATGGCACGCTGATCATTTTGACTCACGCTTGCATGTTGTTGACCCCGCAGTGACTTGTAACCACGGCAACGGAGGCTGCCAGCACACCTGCGAGGACACGGAGAACGGCCCCATATGCAGGTGCCACATCAGGTACACCCTGCAGCCGGACAAGAGGTCATGTGTAGGTAAGCGTGCTGTGCGTCGCTCGTCAAACGGACTTCCATTTTTATTACACTCCTTTGAACGCATCACATCTTAATCTCTCTGATAGGTGTCTCCATATTGTCTTTAATCCAACTGACCTGCGAGGAGCTCAGTCATTTTCAAACTCCCGCTGTGCaacttaatgttttttaaagtcgCACATCCCTGTCGGAAAATCCTCAAGTTAGCCTAAAGTTTCCAAAGGTACTAAATAGATCAGACTGAATTTtcgggaaatgttttttttaagaatgaaCAAAATATCTAGAATATTTCATTTCAGTGCCGGATCttggatttttctaaatcaggggccataatgGGGCCTAATGTTACACAGATAAAATATATGTCCATCATCCATGCAcgattcctgattcagtaaggtgcacatttgATTCCTTGTTCGCTCAAAGCCACACGTccttgaatatatatatatctaaaaaaacattttgtactTCAAAAAAGCTTGGGAAATAAAAACTCTTAataaattaacatatttatgTTGGTAAGTgtcttcaggggccaatcagatttcagctagGACCCGTGCCCCCTGTCCACGCCCCTGTTTCAATTTGATATAATGGTGATATAACAAAAAATTGTACTCTGGACGGTTGTGAAGATTCTTAACTTAAAGTCAGGGAGAAAGAGTGGATCATACAGAAGTAGAAACAGAAAGCTGATGAGAAAGGTTTGATTCATGTTCTGGCTTCTTGTTTGTGATAAATTAATTCCGGTAGTAAATCTAGATGAACTCGACCTGAGCTCGGGGAGCGAATATTCCAGGAACAGCTCCCACTTTGTTTCTTCAGTCAGTCAGAGACTATCTTGATGAGCGAGTGGAAACACAGTAACTGGAACTATCTCCCTCTGTCAGCTCTCCTTGTTCCGCACTGTGCCTGTTCCCACACAGCGGTTATCATATTGGATAAGGATCCACTGTCAGATATTGGGTAATATCTCTCCCTGCAgtatgcagtgtgtgtgaggtccGGGCATATCAGTGCAACGTTGTCTCCAGATTCTCTCAACTGATGTGCTGTGTTGTCTGACACGCGCCATGCCACTACAAGCTGAATATCTCGAGTGTAAACATGCATCTGCTTACTGAGAGGTGGccgacacaaacaggaagtcaacagAGGAgtcacagtgtttgtgttgtttcctcgtctgtgcttgtttgtttgtttgtttgttggctggATTATGTAAAAAGTACCaaacggatttccatgaaactttcTGGAAGTGTGGAGCATAACCTAAGGAAGAAACAAATAGATTTTGACGtagatccggatcagggggcagtTTCAGGAATTTCTTTCAACTTTCCTTAACATTTTCCCAGTGAAACATTATAAAAGGGAGCGCATATCTCCACCCtggcccaacagtccctgtatgaaaccacatttagattCAATAGATCCGGATTTTTATTGACATCTGCATCGAATTGCAAACATTCATtaatcagtcccctaaacatgcctgattttactttatttaaatctctgagaaatcaatgaaaatttTACTAATTTGCCCAATTTGTAGAAAGTGAAACatattcctggatctgccccctgatcagAATCTGCTTCTAAATATAATGGGTGCTTACTGGACTCATACCACATTCTACCACCTAGTTTCCCAAAAACTCtttcctgtagtttttgtgatATCCTgataactaactaaccaactaacagaaagataaacaaataaacgcaGAAGAAAACATGTGATTTAATTGAATCTAAGCGGACAACTGAGCTTTGTCGGAGGTgtgtgctccactgagtgccattccagtttGTGGTAGTGATTTTGAGTTTATCAATCTTAGTAATAAAGGTGGTTTTTCTGTGTCTCAGAACGGGATGAGGCCACCACCGAGCCCTCGGACAACAACGCCACATCCATCACTGAGGTGGACAAACGGGTCAAACGAAGACTGCTGATGGGTAACGATTGCACCCTCCTCCATTCAGAGGCTTGACTTTCTGTTTTATGTGACGGCGCGTTGAGCTGCCAGGAACCACCGAGGGGTGTCAAACAGGGGAGAGGAGTAATGTCTAGTAAACCCCAGGCATTCCTCAGCCGTTTGGAGCAAACTGTGAAATGACTGTGCAGTGGCTTCCTCGCCCCCAGCTTCCACCCTGAATAACATGCATCTGTGACAGTGTGGtacatttcacattttcctTCCATTTGGGGAAGGGCAGCGTGTGAATCTCGTCTTGTATCGTTAGTATTTATCAGTGGTGTGATTCTGGGTGAGTCCACACATGAAAAACAAGATATCTTTGGCACCAGCTCTGGGAGTCTTGTCCTGTGTTATAGATAATACATGTTAGCTGTGATGTGTTCCTAACctatatgtgtgttttctctacTGTTAACTATACAAACCAGGCATCAGAGCCTCATTCGTCTGTTTCCACCAGCATTTCTAAATTTGTTAAACAGCATTTAACAGTATTCAAAAGCATGAGAAGAAACTGTATATTTGTCGTGTTCTGCTGATGGATTCTCGGTTGTCTTAAGAATATAATGTTCAGCAGATCGAGGTTCTGTTTTGTTTAGGATCTAACATCTGACGTTGGGAAATAACGCACAACCAAAGTCATTCACATACATTCGTGCTTTGTGTTGCACTTTCAGAAACCTGCGCCGTGAACAATGGGGGGTGTGACTGCACCTGTAAAGACACAACCACAGGCGTGCGCTGCAGCTGCCCCGTGGGCTTCACCCTGCAGCCGGATGGAAAAACATGCAAAGGTCAGACTGGCagtccccccccaaaaaaacaataagagaGCGTCTTGGTGCTGCCGCCCTTCAGCTTTGTGCATTTGAAAGTGTTGTTCCAGTGTTGGTGTCAGGATGTCGCCCTTGTTTCCCGCAGATATTGACGAGTGCGAAATTCACAACGGCGGCTGCGATCACTTCTGCAGGAACACCATCGGCAGCTTCGAGTGCAACTGCAGGAAAGGTTTCAAGCTGCTCACAGACGAGCGCTCCTGTCAAGGTAGAAAATCAAATCTGACTCCTCTTGTCTGTTTACCTCAAACTCTGCACAAGACAATAAAGATCAGTTGGgagtaaatgtattttcataaaACAGATGGAATAGAAAGGGACATCATGACTTAAGATGTTTGTGACATCCATTGCTCATAATTTCATAATTTATTatgatcattttatatttaagtCTTGATCTCTTCAAGTCTTGATTTCTTTCTAAAGTTTCTTTCTTAATTGATTAGGCaagattttctttgttttgtaacTTATCAGAATATGTGGGCGGGATTTACTTCAAGGTTAAAAAATGGCAACAAAACCTTTAAAAcatcattatatattttttacctcCGCCttggaaaatatgtttttgtctgcatttgtttgtttgtttgttagcaggattaagcaaaactACTCAATCGATTTCCAAATTCcaaattttgtggaggggtggggcatgacccaaAGAAAACCccattatattttaatgtgacGTGTTCAGAGGGGAGccaggaatttattttcctttctttaaaattatttatctttatttttgttgcttAATCAGAGAAAAATGTATGGATCTTActaaaaaaatctggcatgtttaggagactgatCCAAGTTAAAATCCAGacctagtgaatttaaatgtggtttcacggtggcactgttgggccttggtggaggtgtacGCTCTcagagtgccattctagtttggtAATGTGGCTACCGCTTTGTTTACCTTTGGATCAGAATTCATGTCTTTAATTAGGCCTATCTGATGCATGTGTAAATACATAAAGGTGTCTCAATGAGTTACTACCTCCAGCGGCGTTTCACTTGTGAAACTCCCTGTACACGTCACATTTTCCCTCAGTGGGAAAATGCAGGATCAAATgcttatgtgtgtctgtgggtgggaAATCCCTCCTAGTGAAGATTGCAACTGGCTGCCCTGCTATTATTTCATCTCTCTGATTCTGATTACAGATATAGATGAGTGTTTTTTTGAGCGGACATGTGATCACACGTGTGTGAACTCCCCCGGTGGTTTTCAGTGTCTGTGCAACAAAGGCTTCACCATGTATGGACTGGCCCACTGCGGAGGTGAGACCCTGTTAGGTGGAGGGAGGTATACATAACAACTTGAGCGTAACACACAAGTGCTAAAAAGCATACAAATGTGAGTACTTGCTCATTGATGTGTTGCTGTGAAATGGAGCCTGTAAACATAGTaatgatttttcttctttttcctctcagatATAAATGAATGCAGCGTGAACAATGGCGGCTGCGAGCAGGGCTGTGTGAACACCATGGGTGGATTTGAATGCTTTTGCCATCCTGGCTCTAAGCTGCACTGGAACAGAAAGGACTGCATTGGTAAGCTGGTGCATCTGTTGAGTGCTGCTGTTCTGTCTGTGGAACAAACGTGATAAAAATCTGTGCGACATCCAACATTCTGCACTAAAACCTGGGGGACAAAAACAGGAGATACTTTGAATtctgctctctttttttctctttaattcTCCGTCACTTCTTGTGTTTGAGTGAAACGCTGGACCGTGCCTCGTCCTCGTTGTTTCAATgaaaggttttcttttttaccctCGAGTTTTGTTGTGGTTTCCATCTAGAGGCTGAGGGTTTACCACCTGCCAAACCCCCCTCTAAACCCACCTTGAACTGCAGTAAGCAGGCGGGGGGGGACCGCTGCTTCCTGACCTGCCAGTCCCAAGTTCACATCAGCAGCGGTGAGTTGGATGAATCAGATCAACACACTTAGCTGGGCCATCATGATTTTGTGTGATTTGCAACTTGAATCCCAGAAGATGAGCTCTGCACAGGAGAGAGTTTCATGCTGAGGTTTCAAGGTTTGTTGAagctgcagttaaaaaaaaaaacttttaattgAAAATTGCTAAATTGTCCAATCATTTCACCTTGAGatccattttctttttgaatattttcttcTCATGAACTTCATATGATTTGCAGAATAGCTGAACACACATAGCACAGGAATCACTGTCagttttgtttaataaaaaaatattttcgcTTTTGCTCCCACTTTTCTGCAGTTCgtcaacatttaaataatcattttCATTCAGCAATGTTTCAAACAGATACGTTAAGATTTGAAAAACAGATATCAAAATTTTAACTTTGATTTATCCACAATGGCTAAAATGTTTGGCCTCCATAACACTCCCAGTTCAGGATACTGATTTGAAAATGGAATTGGGACTAAACATTTCATAGATACCAATAACAGGCTTAATGTGAAGTGGCTGCAGAAAGTGCAGACTGCAAGAAGTAGTTCTCTACGTCCTTCAAGTCTATCTAAATTAAACTTGGGGTATTTTTGGTTGTGTCTTTGGTTCTCATGTTAGCTTCAAACAGGGATGAATGGACATCAATGGAAGTCGGACACAGTCTAGCAAACACTGAGGCTCCTATACATCTTCATGTTGAATAATAAGATGAATGATTTCAGTTGATATGACGCGACTCTCCTCAGTCAAGTGCgtcataacatttttttttttttcacaataagactCAAACAGCACGATACAGGTCAGGCATCTCCTGGTGCAGATATGTTCTAGCGAAGTTAAATCATGCTAATGTGAAAGAGTAAGTTAAGCTGGTCTGCCCCTGTGACCGGTCGTCGGCATCAGTCTGCAGAGAGATGGGTTTCGTGTTCCGACATGCTTCCTGTTTGCTCTCTCACTCGCCTTTTGTGGCCCTGACTTTTAGGGACGGAGGATTCCTACACGGTGACCTGTGGAATGCCTTTGCCCTGCTTGGCTGACGCACAAAAGAACAACAGTGGCTTGTATTGCTTGGGCAAGTACAAAACATCCCAGATTTAAATCGATCTTTCTGCTCTGCCACACAAAACCGTTACTCAGGAAACAACTCAGTCTTTCCTTGCCGTCAGTTGATATAAAAGTAGATCAAAATAACAAGATTTGTTTCTGTTCCAGGTCCAGAAATGGTCGGTGTTCCACGCATTAAGACCACAGCCACCTTTAAGTCGGGCACCGGGAAGTGCAACTTAAAACGAAGTCAGGAGAAACTGAAGGAGAGCTTAAACGCTGCACATTCAGGTACAGAGGTTGCcacacaacaacaccaacacatccacacacgAGACAGGATGCAGATAGATTTTTGTGGTGTTGGTTAGAAAAACATTTTGGGTTTACCGAGAACTGTCACCATCTAAAGCCACAATCTTTCGGAAGATATAGCAGACCTGAAAGGCTGGAAACCAAAACAACCAAAGGCAAATGTGAAAGAAATTTGTGGCTAAAGTGTCTTGAACTTTGAATGGCAGTGACAGGGGAGGATGTAATTAGCCGTAGCATGCCATTCAGCTAGCTCCGACCCAGCTATCATTCAAAGGGAGTTCTGATcggaagagagaaaaaattcctggatctgcccactAATCCAGATTGGTACTAACATCTAATGGGTTCCTTCCTGACCCATaacacatctttccaccaagtttcgtaaTAATCCGTCAAGTAGtaaacaatcaatcaaaaaatatatataaatggtcagaggtgaaaacataacctccttggacGAGATCATTATTTGGTAGGCCtgtttttaaattcatattGTAATTCAAACGTTTTCCTTAATGAGGTTCTTGGAATTTCTTTAACagttgtgcatttgtgtgtgtgtgtgtgttgtatctgtgtctctgctggctGTGGCGTGGCGTGGCTGTGGGGGGGTGGTCGTTCCCTGGGTCCACAGATAGCAGGTTCCCCTTCACCGAAAACGTCCAGTTCAGCTACGTGAGCCtgcgctgctcctcctccgggcAGTGGACGCGCAGCCGCCACGGCAGGAGAGCCGGCGAGGAGGACGGCTCCTCCATCACAGCCGAGTTTGAGCTGGACGTGAACCTAGAGGAGGTAACAGGTTGGTTGGTCTCGCTGCACTTCCTGCCTGCTCTGTGACCTCTCTGTTCCTCgttctccacctctgtctctcgCCGCTGTCCGTTCGTTACTAATCAAACCAAACTGTTAAAGTATCTCCTGTTTTGacttggtggtggtggtggtgggctcTGGATGTGGGGCGTAGGGTTTCTATACATATGTTGGCCTAGAGTGTTCCTTCCCTGACTCGgagtgtttttaatgtgtgaagGCCTGGGCAAGCATGTGGTCATCCAGGCATGGATTCAAAGTATCCtcaaggtgtgtgtgagatgacATTTTGTGCCGGCAACAGTTGTGGTATCATGTTCCTCTCTCAGCAGAGACCTGCGACCTGAGCTGCGTGCGCCGGCGCTCGGAGAAGAGGCTCAGGAAGACCATCAGGACCCTGAGGAAGTCCATCAACCGGGAGCAGTTCCATCTCCACTTCGCCGGCTCCGACTACGAGCTCGCCAAGAACCCCGAGCAGCCGGTGGAACTGACGGGACCCTGTGTGGGCGGACAGGGGCTGATGGGCAGGAAATGTGGTGAGTTTGTTCTTTTTCGGTTTACCTTCAGTTCCCTTCCCGTCAGTCAGTGCAGGACGAGATGGAGTTGGGGACATGCAGCGTTCAGCCAGCGTGTCTGCAAAGCATAGAACCAACCACTTGAGTTGCACCTAAGAAGGCAGCGACGCACACACTCGACTCCCAGTCACGACTTTAAGTAATTGAAATGGTCCACGCCAGCGAGATATATTTAGACAGGCTGGTTTAATGATTGGATTCGGAGCAGGTGTTGGCCAGATGAGTGCCATATTTGGTTTGCAGACATGCTGTAAAGAGCTGGTTGGAGTGTGGAAGAACAGAGAGGCTGTTGTTGGTCCTCTGCGCCGTGAGATCTTCCAGCATCTCCCTCGGATAAGAGCGTAACGTGGTGGCCAcaggcagcccccccccccccctcactggtGGTTGCTGCCTCTCGACCACGAATACGACCACACACTGTGGGCATTAGAGCGCCGAAAGCTGGCATGTGTTTTCTCTGGCCGTTGGCAGCGTGTGCCCCTGGTTCGGGGCCTCACAGTAAGTTCTCTGCCTGCCGCTCAGCCTCTCAATATCAGCGAGAGGAAACCAGTGTCTTTCTTCCGCCGTGATGTCTAAATATTTACTCAGTCGATGTGCGCTGTGTTCGACACACGCCCGTCTCCTGCCGGCGTTCAAGAACCTGACGTAGGCGCAGATCTTTCATAAACTCCACACACACGTTTCAAGTCGCATTTTTGTTTCCCTCCTTCTGAACCGTTGACGGACGTGTTATTGTTCTTTGCGGGTTAATTGGAAACCAAAACACGCCTGAGTCTGTGGCTGTCCTCCAGACATCTGAGGCTGTTGAAAGAAAATCATCAGCTTTACACATCATcagctttatatttacagcaCATCTCCTCGTAACCgcggttctttttttttctttctttttggggggggggggggggggctcgacATCAACATCAAAGTCtctgctgctgattggctgcgcTGATGTGATTTTAACCTGAACTGCCCCTGTGTGCATTATATCTCTCAGTAACACAGGTCTTAAGGGTCTTGATTCCTTAACTCCCCGCTACGCTTTCAGGTCAACATTAAGCAGTCTATTGGCCGTGGCAGGGGTGTAGACATGTAATTTGggagaggaggcgggggggctgAAAGGCATTCTTCTTAACCTCCAGCTCTTTAAAGGAGCTATattttccccctcctcccccacctccaGCTCTGGCTTAGCTCGGAGCGCAGTTTAGTCCTTTTCAGTGCCCGTTCCATTGAAAAAGCCCTTTCGGGGTTTGTTCTCACTGCCTCCGAGGGACGACAACACAGCCGCCCTGTGCATCTGGAGAAAATATGCTTTTACATTTTGGGcatttttctccttttgaaTCAGTGTTGTGATGCATTCAGGCTCCTGTTTGCATCAGTTTCTACTCCAGGACATTGCCTCGTAAAAAATACGATAAGGCCTAgtgattatataaatattttgttgttcaGTTATTAGAGATTatttgaaaaggaaaacatgatTGAACTGCAGCAGTCGAGATCGGGATCCAGAGATGACGTGAATGTCGCCCGTCCACGCGCTCGCGTCCATTCGGGCTCACTAGTCGACTTGTTTGCGTGTTTGTTTTAACATTGAAGATGTTTAGGAAGTCCTGTTGATTCAAGCTGGCAGTTTGAGTGCTGCGTCCCCCCTGCCCCCCAGCTGGGGCCACTTTGCATGACCCCCGGCAACTAAACTGCTGAAGAGAATTGACTTCAGCCACACCATGGGAATCAATTAGCATCAGCTGTTTGGGCCTCCGCTTGATGGGCGCGAGCAGCGATTGGGCCAAGCCCGAATGGGGGGATTCAGAAACCTGACCCCTTTTATTGGGTTCAGCTTCTAACCACTGTGATACCGTAGTGTTTTCCTATGTCATCAAGTAGGCAAAGACTGGGCCCTTGAATAGAGGTGAAAGGTCTTTTAAACCTCTTTGGGGCCATCAATTCGAGGACTCTATAGAAGCGTTCTTTGCATT encodes:
- the scube2 gene encoding signal peptide, CUB and EGF-like domain-containing protein 2 isoform X4, with amino-acid sequence MGPARAARDFCLLLLLLNSRQSAALTETRADPCAEGSDGCHIDAICQSTPGSYKCTCRAGFRGDGKHCEDTDECDLEYNGGCVHECNNIPGNYRCTCHDGFNLAHDGHNCLDVDECKFNNGGCQHTCVNTMGSYECRCKDGFFLSDNQHTCIHRSVEGLNCMNKEHGCAHICKETPKGGVACECRPGFELARNQKGCILTCNHGNGGCQHTCEDTENGPICRCHIRYTLQPDKRSCVERDEATTEPSDNNATSITEVDKRVKRRLLMETCAVNNGGCDCTCKDTTTGVRCSCPVGFTLQPDGKTCKDIDECEIHNGGCDHFCRNTIGSFECNCRKGFKLLTDERSCQDIDECFFERTCDHTCVNSPGGFQCLCNKGFTMYGLAHCGDINECSVNNGGCEQGCVNTMGGFECFCHPGSKLHWNRKDCIAETCDLSCVRRRSEKRLRKTIRTLRKSINREQFHLHFAGSDYELAKNPEQPVELTGPCVGGQGLMGRKCVRCSVGTYYDAEQGRCVLCHAGTYQGEEGQTSCEVCPGPEGREVSKVVGARNMSECGGQCSPGQYSHDGFIPCLPCPLGTYQQEVGRTTCFPCGGNLATKRSGALTFQECETKVQCSPGHYYNSSTHRCIRCPTGTYQAEFGQNYCMACPGNTTTDFDGSTNFMQCKNRHCGGELGDFSGYIESPNYPGNYPANIECTWTINPPPKRRILIVVPEIFLPIEDECGDYLVMRKSSLSNSVTTYETCQTYERPIAFTSRSKRLWIQFRSNEGNSGKGFQVPYVTYDEDYQELIEDIVRDGRLYASENHQEILKDKKLMKALFDVLAHPQNFFNYTAQESREMFPKSFIRFLRSKVLRFLRP
- the scube2 gene encoding signal peptide, CUB and EGF-like domain-containing protein 2 isoform X5; amino-acid sequence: MGPARAARDFCLLLLLLNSRQSAALTETRADPCAEGSDGCHIDAICQSTPGSYKCTCRAGFRGDGKHCEDTDECDLEYNGGCVHECNNIPGNYRCTCHDGFNLAHDGHNCLDVDECKFNNGGCQHTCVNTMGSYECRCKDGFFLSDNQHTCIHRSVEGLNCMNKEHGCAHICKETPKGGVACECRPGFELARNQKGCILTCNHGNGGCQHTCEDTENGPICRCHIRYTLQPDKRSCVERDEATTEPSDNNATSITEVDKRVKRRLLMETCAVNNGGCDCTCKDTTTGVRCSCPVGFTLQPDGKTCKDIDECEIHNGGCDHFCRNTIGSFECNCRKGFKLLTDERSCQDIDECFFERTCDHTCVNSPGGFQCLCNKGFTMYGLAHCGDINECSVNNGGCEQGCVNTMGGFECFCHPGSKLHWNRKDCIETCDLSCVRRRSEKRLRKTIRTLRKSINREQFHLHFAGSDYELAKNPEQPVELTGPCVGGQGLMGRKCVRCSVGTYYDAEQGRCVLCHAGTYQGEEGQTSCEVCPGPEGREVSKVVGARNMSECGGQCSPGQYSHDGFIPCLPCPLGTYQQEVGRTTCFPCGGNLATKRSGALTFQECETKVQCSPGHYYNSSTHRCIRCPTGTYQAEFGQNYCMACPGNTTTDFDGSTNFMQCKNRHCGGELGDFSGYIESPNYPGNYPANIECTWTINPPPKRRILIVVPEIFLPIEDECGDYLVMRKSSLSNSVTTYETCQTYERPIAFTSRSKRLWIQFRSNEGNSGKGFQVPYVTYDEDYQELIEDIVRDGRLYASENHQEILKDKKLMKALFDVLAHPQNFFNYTAQESREMFPKSFIRFLRSKVLRFLRP